Part of the Scyliorhinus canicula unplaced genomic scaffold, sScyCan1.1, whole genome shotgun sequence genome is shown below.
TACATCAGAGCGCATGCTCAGTCGccaacattgttgggggcaacatttttGAAACGTTCGTTCATGACAGAATGTTCAGCAAACTGCTTCACTCTGAGTTACAAATTCCTATTTATGGGGCAGAATATATGTCCAGGGTAGTGACAATAATTCTAATTTATATTGTGAACAGAATAAAACGTTTAAGACTTTCAGAGAAACGTTACAAAGTGacaattgacactgagccacatgaggagattAGATTTTAAGGACAATCTTAACGGAGGAAAGTGAGTCGGAgagttttaaggaggaaattgCGGCCTTGGCAACACAGTAATGGTGGAgagattaaaattgggaatgctgAAGTGGCTGGAATTAAATAAGTGCAGATATCTCAaagggtgtgtgtggaggagattacagtgatcaATATGATCATTACCATGGAGGAAAATAATGAGAAATTTAAACTTCTTGTGCCttttaaaaggaaacatttgtaGATCAGTGGGCACGGGCTGGTATGAGTAAGCACTTGGGTAGCAGAgtttgggatgggatggagggggtttAATGTTGGAGTTCGGCTGCGAGTGCGTTGGAATAATTTGTTTGAGAGTTAACAGAAGAATAGATAatggtttctgcagcagatgaATAGAGACTAAAGTGGAGTTGAGCTATGTTCCTGAGGTCGAAATCGGCAATCTTGGTGATGATGTGGATCTGTGGTCAAGAGCTCATCTCGGGGTGAAATATTTCACCCGGGCTGTGAACAGTCTGCTTCAGCCTCAGACATTTGACAGGAATGGAATTGGTGGCAAGGGAGTGGAGTTTGTAGAGGggacaggaagggaatgggttcaGTCTTGTCAATATTTAAATGAAGGAAAGTTCTGCTCACCCAGCACTGGATGTCAGACAAGTTTGgacagtgtgtggcttggaatggaacttgcaggtggtgatgttcacaTACATCTGCTGTCCTGCTCCATCCAGGTGGTGGAGGTTAAGTGTTTAGGAGATTCTGTCAAATTGTGATTCATTTGTTGGTCCATTGCTTCCTGTTACCCTCACTccgttcccactctctctccctttccctcaaTCTTtttgactctctctcccccactactcactctctttctctctcactctgtttctCACATAGAATTCTCtagcccagagggttgtggatgataataacaataatcattattgtaggcttacactaacactgcaatgaagttactgtgaccatcactgaatatatttaaggctgagatggtgAGATTTTTAGTCTCTCAGGAAGTCGAAGGACATAGAGAGCTaacgggaaagtggaattgaagacTGAGATCAACCACAATCGTGTTCaacggcagagcaggttcgacgggccgaatggtctacttcagCTCATATTTCTTGTGTCCTTGCAGAGGCCTGAATCTTGTGTGGGCTCAGGCCGGTGGCAggctcccttccctgaaggacattaacaaACTAATTCACTTTTCACAAAAGGTTCAACAGTTTTCGcagtcactttttcccagtgccggcctCACAAattaccagattcattcagctcaatttcacaacctgcctttgtgtttttgtgggatctctctcactcccttttttctgttttaaatcagtttcGCAGGGTATGAGCAGGGAAGGATGTGCAATTGGGAAACTCCAACCAAACACCACATCAAAATCTGACAGCGGTGTAACTGATCGGAACCTGAATATCatcagattttgaacatggaacacAGTTCACAGTGGGGACAAACCgtacatgtgttctgtgtgtggacgaagcTTCAGCCGATCATCTGGCCTGTCAAAACACAAGCGCAGTCACAGcagggagaaaccatggaaatgtggggactgtggcaaGGAGTTCAATTACCCATCTGACCTGGCAACCCAGGTGCTTCGACTGTGGTTCTGGGTTCAGACGATCGTCTCAACTCACTCTGCAGCAGcagattcacactggggagagaccactcacctgctcccagtgtggaaaGGGTTCATTCATTCaggcaacctgctgagacaccagcgggttcacaagtACCTGCTGTGATTGAAttttgctgttaatcacatccaggaatgAACCATGTTTATCGGACTCGGTTTTGACTCATATTTATAAACGTTATAAGGGATAATATTCTGGATAAAAGTCAATTATTTAACACAATTGTGTTGAATCTTTTAACATTCCATCACAAGTTTGTTCCATTTGaagatctctccctctccccgtctcctccatcctcacctcacATGTGTGGAGTTCATGAAGCTTCATTCTCATTAAAATTGAGACAATCTgagcagctgcctctgctgctttccTCTAATCCACTGGGCCAAACTGTCTCGATAATTCCACCTGGCCTGAGCTCTGAACTCATCTATCTCCAGTTTCTCTCTGACCCTCTATCTtcctcagagctcatcttgtccattagACCTGCCTCCTGCCCCCGGGACCTGGGTttggttccggcttgggtcagtgtctgtgcggagtctgcacgttctccccgtgtctgtgtgggtttcttctgggtgctccggtttcctcccacaaaccgtGTTTAttgggtgaattagacattctgaattctccctctgtgtacccgaactggcgctggaatgtggtgactagggggttttcacagtaacttcattgcagtgttaatgtaaacctacttgtgacaataataaagattgtttgattattattatttaaccaGATTCTCACAAACTGCTGACCATTCAACTTCTCCATGTTGTGTGATATTGTGAATAGCTCTGTCTCTCGGTCCTGTTGCTTGTCTTTAAATGCACCATCATCACCCATCCTAAAACAATATTTAACTCCACCATCATTGCAAACCACTGCATcaaaacctccctttcctctccaaagtccatGTACTTGGTgttcccaaggatctatcctcggCCCCTCCTATTTCCCATCTGCAAGCTGCCACTGGGTGACATCATCCCAAAGCAccgtgttagttttcacatgtacactgacaacacccagctatacctcaccccaatccctctccatttctccactgttactaaattatcaaactgcttATCCCACATccggtactggatgagcagaaatttcctccaattaaatattgggaagaccaaagccattgtcttcagtcaCCATTCGAAATTCCCTTTCCTAACTCCCgagtccatccctctccctgggaacAGTCTGAGGCTGAACCACACTCTGCACAATCTCTGTGTCAGATCTGACCCCAAGATGAGTTTCTGACTATATATCCAAACCATCACTAATAACAGATACTTCAATCTCCATAATGTCGCCagtctccaccccacaccccagctcatctgctgctgaaaccctcatccatgtccCTGTTACCTTTAGACTTGATTCCAATACATTCCTCCCCTGCCTCTCACATTCACCCCACACGGAAACGTGAgatcatccaaacctctgctggcCATGTATTTTCTCACACAAAGTCCTGTTCACCATCGCCCCTatcctcactgacctacattggctcagATTAAACAATGTCTCCATTATAAAATTTGCATTCATGttgtcaaatctctccatggccatgAACATCATCAGTCTTTAACCATGGAAGCAAAGAGCCCTGTTCAATGTGGGAGAAACAGTTCACGTGTTCTGAATGTGGATGATATTTTAGCCGATGGTCTGACCTTTTGAACGATATGTAGTCACGCTGGAAGAAACCTTGGAAATCTGGGGGCTGTGGAATAGATTTAATCAGACCGGGAGATTCATCGAACTGTTCACACTGAGGAGCGACCGTTAATGTTCTCCGTGTGTggaggaagagattcactcagttcacCAGCCTCACTTCATCATGGTCAATCTGTACTGGACTGGTACCAAGTCCAATGTATCTTTCCTGAAATTGGTGGCCAGTACGGAACACAGTTCATGCAGGAAAAGACAGCAGGAATTTCTCTAATCTGTGATTTACAAGGACACATTCTTGGTTCCCAGCAGTTACGCTTCTGCAGTAATTTCCTCATTTTCCCTAAACTACCCTGCCTGTTAATTCTATTATTTCTGATAATTCCATTGCTGTAGCGAAAACATCACACATTAGAATTTAATTTGTTCCATTATTCACTCTGGTTTAAGTTTATGTTGAGGTTAACAACAGGCAAACTCTGTCCTCTCCCCGATCCGATTACAGTTTCCAATGAGTGGATTCTGTGGAATGAAATGTCTGATCAGCGTTTCCACGGTGACCTGTCTGCAGAGAAAGAATGTCTTATCAGCGTTTCCACGGTGATCTGTCTGCAGTGCAGGAATGTCTGATCAGCGTTTCCATGGTGACCTGTCTGCAATGAAGTGCCTGTTTGATTTTCTAACTTCTCTCCCATAACACACATTATATCAGACATTGGATGTCAATATATTTCAGCCATGTTTTGTTAATGTTTCCAAAACCCTAAAAGGAGTTCAGATACACAAACTTTTCAATGTGGGAGGACAAGTTGATAAAGCGTTTAAAAAACACATGGGATCCAAGGTTTTATAATTCTGGGTGTGGAGTACAAAAGGACAGAGGTCATGTAAACCTGTACAGATCATTGGTTAGGCTGCAGTTGGAATATTAGATCAGGTTTTGGGGATCTTGcaccaggaaggatgtcaaggccttggagagggtgtagaaaaGATTCACTGAGATGATCCCAGGGAAGAGAGGCTTTAGTTACCAGGAGGGATTAGAGAAACTGGGGCTCTTTTCATTCGAACAACGGCTGACTGGAGATCAGAGGGAGGggttttgattccggccttgggtgactctgtagggtttgcacttcctccccgtgtctgcgtgagttccttccgggtgctccaatttcctccctcagtccaaagattgtagcgctaacaagatacacaggttaggtggattggccataataagagATTTCccctgtccaaaggttaggtggggttctggggatagggtggaggagtggtcctGAGTGAGGTGCCatattggagggtcagtgcagacctgatgggctgaatggcctccttctgcattgtagagattctatggaacaGAAAAAGACACATATGAAATATCAAGCAGACTGTACAACAATGTTCAGTACTCTCACTGTACCTTTGGGCctgcgtggtggtggtggtgggggggggggggggggggggggggggggagagacagtggGGGGACCGGTGATGGTTTCTATTATGTCTGAatgaaatgtaatttttaaagtgaagggtgtctgtactGGAAAATCTGAGTACCAAGTGCCAGCTTGAACCATTCTCCAATCAGTTACAACACAGCTCCCTCTACGTTGCCCCATGAAACATTCCCAAGACTGATACAAAATGGTGTTAGaagcagagtaaatctccctcgatgctgtccccatcaaacactcccatgatAGGTATAGCACAAGGTTGGGTACAATGTAAATggtcctctgcactgtccccatcaaacagtcaaaggacaggtacagcataccttctggaaatccagataaagcacatctacaggttcccctttattgacatcccttgttacttcctcagagAACCTTGATAAATTAGTCAATCACGATGACTCCCTGAACCCATTTTGAAACACTGTCTAAAAGAAAATTTAAATCTCCTCTAcccctctggctcctttgccaattaccttagagGGACTCTGTAtctgttaaagagcctgtcaacccctctcacccactttctcAAAAGTGAACAAATTTAATCTGGAACAGTCcaacaaattcaaatattttctttttaaaagtttattgatgaAATGGAACATGGTTAAAAAAACTAACGGAAAATTacttgaggatcaaagacaaccCGAGTAACAGGATGTTCATAACGTTCTGGTCCAAATGGTttcccttcagctcctctgtacCCTGTTCCCATGACTCCCCGCTTTGGACACTGGGGCACTGAACCCTGGGGGTCAAATCACCATCTGCCTGgtcaccccccctcgcccctgaaCCCTGATTGGTTGGAGGTGCAGTTCCCAGTCAggcctccagcaccttcctgtctctattagcgacgcccatggcagtttcccaatTGGGGAACAGGCcccgttattctcagctaaattcagccctcagctccatcacctcgctgtcagtgacatgagcaatagagacagaaaggtgcccgaggctcaaataGGAAATCAAAACTTGTGGATTTAGACTCCAATAAAGGTCAGCAACTTCTTCGAAAAAATCAaattcccagtcaacaaattaTAGGATCACACGGCGGGACTTCAAGTTTTATGATTTTCatgcaacaaacaaacaaactagAAGCTACTTTAACTCGGAAACCTacacattaaactataaactAGAACTTTGCCCTTTTGCACAATCTAAAATCACACTCCACGATTATAGTTACTCTGCCCTATAGGTCGAAACTTAATTGTCTCAGAACCTGTCAAAAGTGATGATTCATTCCTGAGGATTTATGTCCTTTCTTCGACCAAGACCCCGAGAAACAaagggagaatagaatagaatgtgaACGAGCAAAATACATAAAAATGGACTGCAAAAGTTTCTATGGCTACGTAAAAAGGAAACGCTTGGCTCAGACAAAGGTTTGTCCATTCCAGatagagtcaggagaatttagaatgaggaatagagatctctacagccacctcgttcaacactctgggatgtagatcatcagcttttggggatttattaactttcaagcccattaatttctccagtactactttttcaccaatactaatctctgccagtCCCTTGGCTCTCTGTtgttttggggacaatttctgtatcttcctctgtgaagacagacacacattgtttagtttctctgccatttccttactccgcattataaactctcctgtctctgtctggaatggagccacattggtctttgctaatcttttccttttcacattcctgtagaagcttttccagttggtttttatgtttctcgccagtttgctctcatcagtttcttggtcctctttgctgaattctaatggatctcatggaatcttttaacttttcttgttagccacggttccatcacttttcctgttggatttttgttccttaaaggaatctatatttgttgtatGTGAAATAAAAGTCCAaaaatcccagaggaccatagattgctctcccctttgacagagagagagctgactggaggtgatttaacccgagggtcagcacacctcaggcgaggggcctggctgagaaggccgggccttcatgaataaactcagccagtatgggagttGAAGCCCCACTGTTGGCcttgaaccagccgtccagccaactgagctaaccgacccctgttaaatatgtaataattccttaacCATTAGCTAGTCCCTGTACCAAtcagtttcccagtccatctcagacaacttgcccctcatacccggatagttttcttctgtgagggacatccagataaattaaacaaaggaacCATGTAACCACgagggcccatctccatggcaatatggcttggggggggggggggggggttccaaacagaaatggaaacGAAATATCTTCTAACTTCCAAACCCCCTTTCACTTTGtgatccttgtgcaatttgaagccaggtattagcaacaaggctcaaagagcatcagcccactggaggcaaagtggtgagaccggccagtccagcagaaagaaaccctccgaccatccccactgaccacctgtcagaatgaacaaaatgcagtcctgggtgtagagcagaaacaataacagcagaatccaacccctgtaatcgattgtgaaattgttggtgtcacaggAGGTGCGATGAAGCACGCAAACCCGTCTCACATTGAGGGGTGGACAGcgtctcctcagtgtgaacttgctggtgtctccgcagggtggataaacgagtaaatcctttcccacactgggagcaggtgaatggcctctccccagtgtgaactcgctggtgtgtctgcaggtgagataactgagtgaatcccttcccacacggagagcaggtgaaaggcctctccccagagtggactcgctgatgtctccgcagggtggataactgagtaaatcctttcccacacttggagcaggtgaatggcctctccccagtgtgaactcgctgatatctccgcagggtggataactgagtaaatcctttcccacactgagagcaggtgaatggcctctccctagtgtgaactcgttggtgtatcTGCAGGTTGAATAaattactgaatcccttcccacactgagagcaggtgaacagtctctccccagtgtgaactcgctggtgtgtctgcaggctggataactgagtgaatcccttcccacactgagagcaggtgaatggcctttccccagtgtgaactcgctgatgcttCCA
Proteins encoded:
- the LOC119960860 gene encoding zinc finger protein 239-like produces the protein MKKPWKCEDCGKGFQAPSQVEIHIRSHTGERPFTCSRCGKGFTQLSSLQTHQRVHTGEKPFTCSQCGKGFSDSSGLWKHQQVHTGERAFICSQCGKGFSQLSNLQSHQRVHTGERPFTCSQCGKGFSNLFNLQTHQRVHTGERPFTCSQCGKRFGDLSGLWKHQRVHTGERPFTCSQCGKGFTQLSSLQTHQRVHTGERLFTCSQCGKGFSNLFNLQIHQRVHTRERPFTCSQCGKGFTQLSTLRRYQRVHTGERPFTCSKCGKGFTQLSTLRRHQRVHSGERPFTCSPCGKGFTQLSHLQTHQRVHTGERPFTCSQCGKGFTRLSTLRRHQQVHTEETLSTPQCETGLRASSHLL